From Calonectris borealis chromosome 9, bCalBor7.hap1.2, whole genome shotgun sequence, one genomic window encodes:
- the LOC142085382 gene encoding cytochrome P450 2J6-like, whose translation MLTVSVVLVFFVVSLLFMQFLKLQWMRRRFPPGPTPYPFFGNLLQMNFQIHHEILKKMAKIHGNVFTLWVSNVPIVVLQGFQAVKEGLTVHAEEVAGRPTSSTFHILTHGKGVMFSNGRLWKQQRRFGLATMRKMGVGKKDQEYRLQEEAYHLVEYLKKTNGKPLDPTMPVVHTVSNVICSVIFGHRFSTDDENFHRLIESIDTITAFVNSISFFVYEMFPWLASHFLAPFKQTMSSINFVNALLAKELESHKEKGKPDENQDFIDYYLDEIDKTKGDADATYDEENLIQAIFDLFLAGTETTATTLRWALLYMVVYPDIQEKVQKELDAVLGCSDLICYEDRKKLPYTNAVIHEIQRYSNIILIALPRQSMKDTELLGFPVPKNTIILSNIDSVLSDPEKWETPDQFNPGHFLDKDGNFVNREAFLPFSIGHRVCMGELLARMELFIVFSTLLQAFTFTLPEGVKEVNKKLVFGGTMKPPPYQLCAIPR comes from the exons ATGTTAACAGTAAGTGTGGTGCTGGTATTTTTTGTGGTGTCTCTGCTGTTTATGCAGTTTCTGAAATTGCAATGGATGCGAAGACGATTTCCTCCTGGACCAACTCCATACCCCTTCTTTGGAAATCTGCTGCAGATGAACTTCCAAATTCATCATGAGATCCttaaaaaa ATGGCCAAAATTCATGGTAATGTCTTCACCTTATGGGTTTCAAATGTTCCTATAGTTGTCCTGCAAGGGTTTCAGGCAGTGAAGGAAGGTCTGACTGTCCATGCTGAAGAAGTTGCTGGAAGGCCAACAAGCAGTACCTTTCACATTTTGACTCATGGAAAGG GTGTTATGTTCTCTAACGGTCGTCTCTGGAAGCAACAGAGGCGTTTTGGACTTGCAACAATGAGGAAAATGGGAGTAGGGAAAAAAGACCAGGAGTATCGACTACAAGAGGAGGCCTATCACCTGGTGGaatacttaaagaaaacaaatg GAAAACCTCTGGACCCCACTATGCCTGTTGTTCATACTGTCTCAAATGTGatttgttctgtgatttttggACATCGCTTCTCTACAGATGATGAAAATTTTCACCGCTTGATTGAATCCATTGATACTATAACAGCATTTGTGAACAGCATCTcttttttt GTATATGAAATGTTTCCCTGGCTTGCAAGCCATTTCCTAGCACCATTTAAACAGACTATGTCCAGCATAAATTTTGTGAACGCTCTATTAGCAAAAGAACTTGAAAgccacaaagaaaaaggaaaaccagatgaAAATCAAGATTTTATTGATTACTATTTGGATGAGATAGATAAA ACTAAAGGAGATGCTGATGCTACTTATGATGAAGAAAACTTGATCCAGGCTATTTTTGACCTTTTTCTGGCAGGTACAGAAACTACAGCCACCACTTTACGTTGGGCATTGCTCTATATGGTGGTTTATCCTGATATTCAAG AGAAAGTCCAGAAGGAACTAGATGCTGTTCTGGGTTGTTCCGACTTGATTTGCTACGAGGATAGAAAAAAGTTGCCCTATACAAACGCTGTAATTCACGAGATCCAGCGATACAGTAATATAATCTTAATTGCACTTCCCAGACAGAGCATGAAGGACACAGAGCTGCTGGGATTTCCTGTTCCAAAG AACACCATAATTTTATCAAATATTGACTCTGTTCTGTCTGATCCTGAAAAATGGGAGACACCTGATCAGTTCAACCCAGGCCACTTTCTGGATAAAGATGGAAACTTTGTAAACAGAGAAGCATTCTTACCGTTTTCAATAG gGCACCGTGTATGTATGGGGGAGCTGTTGGCAAGGATGGAGCTCTTTATTGTCTTTTCCACCCTGCTACAGGCATTCACGTTCACCCTGCCAGAAGGAGTGAAAGAAGTCAATAAAAAGCTTGTTTTTGGGGGCACAATGAAGCCACCTCCCTACCAGCTCTGTGCCATTCCTCGGTAG
- the LOC142085383 gene encoding cytochrome P450 2J6-like isoform X4, with the protein MWRINFRADHGSLKKLAKIYGNICTLWLGHKPMVVLYGFRAVKDGLTTNSEDVSGRLQTYVFNRMAKGKGILVSNGLIWKHQRHFGIGALRKLGMGNKGMERGIQTEARYLVEFFRDKDGRAVDPSFPIVHAVSNVICAVVFGHRFSLEDETFRQLIEAYNRIVAFGNSYLYYMCEIFPWAADLLPGPAQKASFSCDFVRSFIRQEIKSHRERGVIDEPEDFIDFYLDQIEKTKNMPNSTFDEDNMVQSVFDLFLGGSETTATTLRWALLYMVAYPDIQEKVQKELDAVLNPSHLICYEDRKKLPYTNAVIHEIMRFGSIILITIPREAVKDTTVLGYQLPKGTIIMANIDSALFDPEYWETPHQFNPGHFLDKDGNFVTREAFLAFSAGHRMCLGEVLAKMELFIIFCSLLQIFKFTRPEGVKEVNTDIIFGSTMKPHPYKLCAVLR; encoded by the exons ATGTGGCGGATAAATTTTAGAGCTGATCATGGGAGCCTGAAAAAG CTGGCAAAAATCTATGGCAACATCTGTACCCTGTGGCTGGGTCACAAACCTATGGTGGTGCTGTATGGATTCCGAGCCGTGAAGGATGGTCTCACCACCAACTCAGAGGATGTTTCCGGGCGACTACAGACCTATGTCTTCAACAGAATGGCAAAGGGAAAGG GTATCCTGGTCTCAAATGGTCTCATCTGGAAACATCAGAGACACTTTGGAATTGGAGCTCTTCGAAAACTGGGAATGGGGAATAAAGGAATGGAGCGTGGGATACAAACTGAGGCCCGTTATCTGGTCGAGTTCTTCAGGGACAAAGATG GAAGAGCTGTCGACCCTTCCTTCCCCATTGTTCATGCTGTCTCTAATGTGATCTGTGCTGTGGTTTTTGGACATCGTTTCTCCCTCGAGGATGAAACCTTCCGCCAGCTGATTGAAGCATACAATCGTATAGTGGCTTTTGGGAACAGTTACCTTTACTAT ATGTGTGAAATTTTCCCATGGGCTGCAGACCTCCTCCCAGGACCTGCACAGAAAGCATCATTTTCCTGTGATTTTGTTCGTTCTTTCATAAGGCAGGAAATCAAAAGCCACAGGGAAAGAGGCGTAATAGATGAACCAGAAGACTTCATTGACTTTTACCTGGATCAGATAGAGAAA ACTAAAAATATGCCCAATTCTACATTTGATGAAGACAACATGGTGCAGTCTGTTTTTGACCTTTTCCTGGGTGGCTCAGAGaccactgccaccaccctgcGTTGGGCTCTGCTCTATATGGTGGCTTATCCTGACATCCAAG aaaaagtccAGAAAGAGTTAGATGCCGTTCTGAATCCCTCCCATCTAATCTGCTATGAGGATCGGAAGAAACTGCCTTATACAAATGCTGTGATTCATGAGATCATGCGCTTTGGTAGCATTATTTTAATCACAATTCCTAGAGAAGCAGTGAAGGATACAACTGTTTTGGGGTATCAGCTTCCAAAG GGCACTATAATTATGGCAAACATAGACTCAGCTCTTTTTGATCCTGAATACTGGGAGACCCCTCACCAGTTCAACCCTGGTCATTTCTTGGACAAGGATGGAAATTTTGTGACCCGAGAGGCCTTCTTAGCCTTCTCAGCAG gCCACCGTATGTGTCTGGGAGAGGTGCTGGCAAAGATGGAGCTTTTCATCATCTTCTGCAGCCTGTTGCAGATATTCAAGTTCACTCGACCAGAAGGGGTTAAGGAAGTCAACACAGACATTATCTTTGGGAGCACAATGAAACCCCATCCATACAAGCTCTGTGCAGTTCTTCGCTAG
- the LOC142085383 gene encoding cytochrome P450 2J6-like isoform X3 — MFLKLQWKSRGFPPGPTPFPIIGSMWRINFRADHGSLKKLAKIYGNICTLWLGHKPMVVLYGFRAVKDGLTTNSEDVSGRLQTYVFNRMAKGKGILVSNGLIWKHQRHFGIGALRKLGMGNKGMERGIQTEARYLVEFFRDKDGRAVDPSFPIVHAVSNVICAVVFGHRFSLEDETFRQLIEAYNRIVAFGNSYLYYMCEIFPWAADLLPGPAQKASFSCDFVRSFIRQEIKSHRERGVIDEPEDFIDFYLDQIEKTKNMPNSTFDEDNMVQSVFDLFLGGSETTATTLRWALLYMVAYPDIQEKVQKELDAVLNPSHLICYEDRKKLPYTNAVIHEIMRFGSIILITIPREAVKDTTVLGYQLPKGTIIMANIDSALFDPEYWETPHQFNPGHFLDKDGNFVTREAFLAFSAGHRMCLGEVLAKMELFIIFCSLLQIFKFTRPEGVKEVNTDIIFGSTMKPHPYKLCAVLR; from the exons ATG TTCCTGAAATTGCAATGGAAAAGTCGTGGATTTCCTCCTGGACCAACCCCATTTCCCATCATTGGAAGCATGTGGCGGATAAATTTTAGAGCTGATCATGGGAGCCTGAAAAAG CTGGCAAAAATCTATGGCAACATCTGTACCCTGTGGCTGGGTCACAAACCTATGGTGGTGCTGTATGGATTCCGAGCCGTGAAGGATGGTCTCACCACCAACTCAGAGGATGTTTCCGGGCGACTACAGACCTATGTCTTCAACAGAATGGCAAAGGGAAAGG GTATCCTGGTCTCAAATGGTCTCATCTGGAAACATCAGAGACACTTTGGAATTGGAGCTCTTCGAAAACTGGGAATGGGGAATAAAGGAATGGAGCGTGGGATACAAACTGAGGCCCGTTATCTGGTCGAGTTCTTCAGGGACAAAGATG GAAGAGCTGTCGACCCTTCCTTCCCCATTGTTCATGCTGTCTCTAATGTGATCTGTGCTGTGGTTTTTGGACATCGTTTCTCCCTCGAGGATGAAACCTTCCGCCAGCTGATTGAAGCATACAATCGTATAGTGGCTTTTGGGAACAGTTACCTTTACTAT ATGTGTGAAATTTTCCCATGGGCTGCAGACCTCCTCCCAGGACCTGCACAGAAAGCATCATTTTCCTGTGATTTTGTTCGTTCTTTCATAAGGCAGGAAATCAAAAGCCACAGGGAAAGAGGCGTAATAGATGAACCAGAAGACTTCATTGACTTTTACCTGGATCAGATAGAGAAA ACTAAAAATATGCCCAATTCTACATTTGATGAAGACAACATGGTGCAGTCTGTTTTTGACCTTTTCCTGGGTGGCTCAGAGaccactgccaccaccctgcGTTGGGCTCTGCTCTATATGGTGGCTTATCCTGACATCCAAG aaaaagtccAGAAAGAGTTAGATGCCGTTCTGAATCCCTCCCATCTAATCTGCTATGAGGATCGGAAGAAACTGCCTTATACAAATGCTGTGATTCATGAGATCATGCGCTTTGGTAGCATTATTTTAATCACAATTCCTAGAGAAGCAGTGAAGGATACAACTGTTTTGGGGTATCAGCTTCCAAAG GGCACTATAATTATGGCAAACATAGACTCAGCTCTTTTTGATCCTGAATACTGGGAGACCCCTCACCAGTTCAACCCTGGTCATTTCTTGGACAAGGATGGAAATTTTGTGACCCGAGAGGCCTTCTTAGCCTTCTCAGCAG gCCACCGTATGTGTCTGGGAGAGGTGCTGGCAAAGATGGAGCTTTTCATCATCTTCTGCAGCCTGTTGCAGATATTCAAGTTCACTCGACCAGAAGGGGTTAAGGAAGTCAACACAGACATTATCTTTGGGAGCACAATGAAACCCCATCCATACAAGCTCTGTGCAGTTCTTCGCTAG
- the LOC142085383 gene encoding cytochrome P450 2J6-like isoform X2 yields the protein MFLKLQWKSRGFPPGPTPFPIIGSMWRINFRADHGSLKKLAKIYGNICTLWLGHKPMVVLYGFRAVKDGLTTNSEDVSGRLQTYVFNRMAKGKGILVSNGLIWKHQRHFGIGALRKLGMGNKGMERGIQTEARYLVEFFRDKDGRAVDPSFPIVHAVSNVICAVVFGHRFSLEDETFRQLIEAYNRIVAFGNSYLYYMCEIFPWAADLLPGPAQKASFSCDFVRSFIRQEIKSHRERGVIDEPEDFIDFYLDQIEKTKNMPNSTFDEDNMVQSVFDLFLGGSETTATTLRWALLYMVAYPDIQEKVQKELDAVLNPSHLICYEDRKKLPYTNAVIHEIMRFGSIILITIPREAVKDTTVLGYQLPKGTIIMANIDSALFDPEYWETPHQFNPGHFLDKDGNFVTREAFLAFSAGHRMCLGEVLAKMELFIIFCSLLQIFKFTRPEGVKEVNTDIIFGSTMKPHPYKLCAVLR from the exons atg TTCCTGAAATTGCAATGGAAAAGTCGTGGATTTCCTCCTGGACCAACCCCATTTCCCATCATTGGAAGCATGTGGCGGATAAATTTTAGAGCTGATCATGGGAGCCTGAAAAAG CTGGCAAAAATCTATGGCAACATCTGTACCCTGTGGCTGGGTCACAAACCTATGGTGGTGCTGTATGGATTCCGAGCCGTGAAGGATGGTCTCACCACCAACTCAGAGGATGTTTCCGGGCGACTACAGACCTATGTCTTCAACAGAATGGCAAAGGGAAAGG GTATCCTGGTCTCAAATGGTCTCATCTGGAAACATCAGAGACACTTTGGAATTGGAGCTCTTCGAAAACTGGGAATGGGGAATAAAGGAATGGAGCGTGGGATACAAACTGAGGCCCGTTATCTGGTCGAGTTCTTCAGGGACAAAGATG GAAGAGCTGTCGACCCTTCCTTCCCCATTGTTCATGCTGTCTCTAATGTGATCTGTGCTGTGGTTTTTGGACATCGTTTCTCCCTCGAGGATGAAACCTTCCGCCAGCTGATTGAAGCATACAATCGTATAGTGGCTTTTGGGAACAGTTACCTTTACTAT ATGTGTGAAATTTTCCCATGGGCTGCAGACCTCCTCCCAGGACCTGCACAGAAAGCATCATTTTCCTGTGATTTTGTTCGTTCTTTCATAAGGCAGGAAATCAAAAGCCACAGGGAAAGAGGCGTAATAGATGAACCAGAAGACTTCATTGACTTTTACCTGGATCAGATAGAGAAA ACTAAAAATATGCCCAATTCTACATTTGATGAAGACAACATGGTGCAGTCTGTTTTTGACCTTTTCCTGGGTGGCTCAGAGaccactgccaccaccctgcGTTGGGCTCTGCTCTATATGGTGGCTTATCCTGACATCCAAG aaaaagtccAGAAAGAGTTAGATGCCGTTCTGAATCCCTCCCATCTAATCTGCTATGAGGATCGGAAGAAACTGCCTTATACAAATGCTGTGATTCATGAGATCATGCGCTTTGGTAGCATTATTTTAATCACAATTCCTAGAGAAGCAGTGAAGGATACAACTGTTTTGGGGTATCAGCTTCCAAAG GGCACTATAATTATGGCAAACATAGACTCAGCTCTTTTTGATCCTGAATACTGGGAGACCCCTCACCAGTTCAACCCTGGTCATTTCTTGGACAAGGATGGAAATTTTGTGACCCGAGAGGCCTTCTTAGCCTTCTCAGCAG gCCACCGTATGTGTCTGGGAGAGGTGCTGGCAAAGATGGAGCTTTTCATCATCTTCTGCAGCCTGTTGCAGATATTCAAGTTCACTCGACCAGAAGGGGTTAAGGAAGTCAACACAGACATTATCTTTGGGAGCACAATGAAACCCCATCCATACAAGCTCTGTGCAGTTCTTCGCTAG
- the LOC142085383 gene encoding cytochrome P450 2J2-like isoform X1, whose amino-acid sequence MLAEKCSAVCAFETGKKFLKLQWKSRGFPPGPTPFPIIGSMWRINFRADHGSLKKLAKIYGNICTLWLGHKPMVVLYGFRAVKDGLTTNSEDVSGRLQTYVFNRMAKGKGILVSNGLIWKHQRHFGIGALRKLGMGNKGMERGIQTEARYLVEFFRDKDGRAVDPSFPIVHAVSNVICAVVFGHRFSLEDETFRQLIEAYNRIVAFGNSYLYYMCEIFPWAADLLPGPAQKASFSCDFVRSFIRQEIKSHRERGVIDEPEDFIDFYLDQIEKTKNMPNSTFDEDNMVQSVFDLFLGGSETTATTLRWALLYMVAYPDIQEKVQKELDAVLNPSHLICYEDRKKLPYTNAVIHEIMRFGSIILITIPREAVKDTTVLGYQLPKGTIIMANIDSALFDPEYWETPHQFNPGHFLDKDGNFVTREAFLAFSAGHRMCLGEVLAKMELFIIFCSLLQIFKFTRPEGVKEVNTDIIFGSTMKPHPYKLCAVLR is encoded by the exons ATGCTAGCTGAGAAATGTTCAGCTGTTTGTGCATTTGAGACTGGAAAGAAG TTCCTGAAATTGCAATGGAAAAGTCGTGGATTTCCTCCTGGACCAACCCCATTTCCCATCATTGGAAGCATGTGGCGGATAAATTTTAGAGCTGATCATGGGAGCCTGAAAAAG CTGGCAAAAATCTATGGCAACATCTGTACCCTGTGGCTGGGTCACAAACCTATGGTGGTGCTGTATGGATTCCGAGCCGTGAAGGATGGTCTCACCACCAACTCAGAGGATGTTTCCGGGCGACTACAGACCTATGTCTTCAACAGAATGGCAAAGGGAAAGG GTATCCTGGTCTCAAATGGTCTCATCTGGAAACATCAGAGACACTTTGGAATTGGAGCTCTTCGAAAACTGGGAATGGGGAATAAAGGAATGGAGCGTGGGATACAAACTGAGGCCCGTTATCTGGTCGAGTTCTTCAGGGACAAAGATG GAAGAGCTGTCGACCCTTCCTTCCCCATTGTTCATGCTGTCTCTAATGTGATCTGTGCTGTGGTTTTTGGACATCGTTTCTCCCTCGAGGATGAAACCTTCCGCCAGCTGATTGAAGCATACAATCGTATAGTGGCTTTTGGGAACAGTTACCTTTACTAT ATGTGTGAAATTTTCCCATGGGCTGCAGACCTCCTCCCAGGACCTGCACAGAAAGCATCATTTTCCTGTGATTTTGTTCGTTCTTTCATAAGGCAGGAAATCAAAAGCCACAGGGAAAGAGGCGTAATAGATGAACCAGAAGACTTCATTGACTTTTACCTGGATCAGATAGAGAAA ACTAAAAATATGCCCAATTCTACATTTGATGAAGACAACATGGTGCAGTCTGTTTTTGACCTTTTCCTGGGTGGCTCAGAGaccactgccaccaccctgcGTTGGGCTCTGCTCTATATGGTGGCTTATCCTGACATCCAAG aaaaagtccAGAAAGAGTTAGATGCCGTTCTGAATCCCTCCCATCTAATCTGCTATGAGGATCGGAAGAAACTGCCTTATACAAATGCTGTGATTCATGAGATCATGCGCTTTGGTAGCATTATTTTAATCACAATTCCTAGAGAAGCAGTGAAGGATACAACTGTTTTGGGGTATCAGCTTCCAAAG GGCACTATAATTATGGCAAACATAGACTCAGCTCTTTTTGATCCTGAATACTGGGAGACCCCTCACCAGTTCAACCCTGGTCATTTCTTGGACAAGGATGGAAATTTTGTGACCCGAGAGGCCTTCTTAGCCTTCTCAGCAG gCCACCGTATGTGTCTGGGAGAGGTGCTGGCAAAGATGGAGCTTTTCATCATCTTCTGCAGCCTGTTGCAGATATTCAAGTTCACTCGACCAGAAGGGGTTAAGGAAGTCAACACAGACATTATCTTTGGGAGCACAATGAAACCCCATCCATACAAGCTCTGTGCAGTTCTTCGCTAG